Proteins encoded together in one Pyxidicoccus trucidator window:
- a CDS encoding ferritin-like domain-containing protein, with protein sequence MAPTETITKREQLVTALYDAAELEHTLCCQYLFAAFSLKARKEEWPGDAVAWECVREWKSRLLLLARQEMVHLGVVCNLLSVVGGAPHLERPNFPMPAPLFMPDQRFDLLPFNEEALDRFILVERPRDSDSDGAPQPTVPLPRPALKVRQDRHTGAVSICAVEPGTRFEGEELLPDDELIRIDNRELTAARQCEFLKEAKPGTVVPIEARRKGCQQPLHTKVALDAGFSRPLLGYDSVADLYEKIDVGLGLLAGTKPNQLLVNRGEGQITNESFNYPTSQVVHDMFFPKIKDLKSARGAIQFVQKQGEGTLKEGGHHALLLQTRKELIQMQATHGPAFTPARPVRSNPQAREDLSREGAAFIEQHEARDVALLLNYAYETMLMMLVRLYADAGRDSSKQFIVLRDTALRSIMTMVIRPLGEVLTELPASEDGKWMAGASFEIDSRIPLIHNTKAAWAIFQERLTNLAERSKKMCGRTGVLERMNYVHQNLDCLARDLGVRLKEK encoded by the coding sequence ATGGCACCGACCGAGACCATCACGAAGCGCGAGCAGCTCGTCACCGCGCTCTACGATGCCGCGGAGCTGGAGCACACGCTCTGCTGCCAGTACCTCTTCGCGGCCTTCTCGCTGAAGGCCCGCAAGGAGGAATGGCCAGGTGACGCCGTCGCCTGGGAGTGCGTGCGCGAGTGGAAGAGCCGCCTGTTGCTGCTCGCCCGCCAGGAGATGGTGCACCTGGGGGTCGTCTGCAACCTGCTCAGCGTCGTCGGAGGAGCACCGCATCTGGAGCGGCCGAACTTCCCGATGCCAGCGCCGCTCTTCATGCCCGATCAGAGGTTCGACCTGCTGCCCTTCAACGAGGAGGCTCTCGACCGGTTCATCCTCGTGGAGCGACCTCGTGACTCGGACAGTGATGGCGCACCACAGCCGACGGTGCCGCTCCCTCGGCCGGCGCTGAAGGTCAGGCAGGATCGGCATACCGGGGCTGTCAGTATCTGCGCCGTGGAGCCCGGTACTCGCTTCGAAGGGGAGGAACTGCTCCCGGATGACGAGTTGATCCGCATCGACAACCGGGAGCTCACCGCCGCCCGACAGTGTGAGTTCCTGAAGGAGGCCAAGCCCGGGACTGTGGTGCCGATTGAAGCACGCAGGAAGGGGTGCCAGCAGCCACTCCACACGAAGGTGGCACTGGACGCCGGCTTCAGCCGTCCGCTGCTTGGCTACGACAGCGTCGCCGACCTCTACGAGAAGATTGACGTAGGACTGGGGCTCCTTGCCGGGACGAAACCCAACCAGCTCCTGGTCAACCGGGGCGAGGGACAGATTACCAACGAGAGCTTCAACTACCCCACCAGCCAGGTCGTCCACGACATGTTCTTCCCGAAGATCAAGGACCTCAAGTCAGCAAGGGGGGCAATCCAGTTCGTCCAGAAGCAGGGGGAAGGGACCCTGAAGGAAGGCGGCCACCATGCGCTTCTCCTGCAGACGCGGAAAGAACTCATCCAGATGCAAGCGACCCATGGGCCTGCTTTCACCCCTGCTCGACCCGTGCGCTCCAATCCACAGGCGCGCGAGGACCTGTCCCGTGAAGGCGCTGCCTTCATCGAACAGCACGAGGCCAGAGACGTGGCCCTCCTGCTTAACTACGCCTACGAGACGATGCTGATGATGCTGGTCCGCCTGTATGCGGATGCGGGCCGGGACAGCTCCAAGCAGTTCATCGTGCTCCGCGATACCGCGCTCAGGTCCATCATGACGATGGTCATCCGTCCGCTGGGCGAAGTGCTCACGGAGCTGCCGGCCTCGGAGGATGGAAAGTGGATGGCGGGTGCCTCCTTCGAGATCGACAGCCGCATACCGCTGATCCACAACACCAAGGCCGCGTGGGCCATCTTCCAGGAACGGCTGACGAACCTGGCCGAGCGGTCGAAGAAGATGTGCGGACGCACGGGCGTTCTCGAGAGGATGAACTACGTCCATCAGAATCTGGACTGCCTCGCCAGGGACCTGGGCGTGAGACTCAAGGAGAAGTGA